A genomic region of Seriola aureovittata isolate HTS-2021-v1 ecotype China chromosome 21, ASM2101889v1, whole genome shotgun sequence contains the following coding sequences:
- the rhbdf1b gene encoding inactive rhomboid protein 1 isoform X5, with the protein MTQTLNHTWSSLDRGTADWFGVSKDSDSTQRWRRKSLQHCSHLYGGLKAQVMREMELHSQDNLSLASTETPPPLYLPPHHPSHHHYGMQRIVDPLARGRAFRMVEDVDGFSVPQTPITPGTASLCSFSSSRSALNRLPRRRKRESVAVMSLKAAAALMKGRTLGDSTTGRHRRRSFMPPSFFEDDTVDFPDDLDTSFFTREGLHDELSTYADDVFETPSEAAIKQLDESELTGSALDRNELERSHLMLPLERGWRKTKDGCLVQPKVRLKQEVVSVNNHQQRGQRIVVPVKKLFAREKRPYGLGMVGRLTNRTYRKRIDSFVKRQIEDMDDHRPFFTYWITFVHLLITILAVAIYGIAPVGFTQHETVDSVLRNKGVYENVKFVQQQNFWVGPSSEALIHLGAKFSPCMRQDEEIQKLIQEKRERERESGCCVRNDRSGCLQTLQEECSSTLAVWVKWPQHPSAPHLNGELRQHGSVCHQDPRICLEPASVSPHEWPDDITKWPVCTRYNSGNHTNLPHIDCTITGRPCCIGTKGRCEITSREYCDFMHGYFHEEATLCSQVACMDDVCGLLPFLNPEIPDQFSRLWLSLFLHAGILHCLVSVLFQMTVLRDIEKLAGWLRISIIYMLSGITGNLASAIFLPYRAEVGPAGSQFGILACLFVELFQSWQILERPWWAFAKLLAISVFFFSFGLLPWIDNFAHICGFISGFFLSFAFLPYISFGRSDMYRKRVQICVFLLVFLGLLSALAVLFYVYPVKCEWCEYLTCIPITDKFCEKYDLNAHLL; encoded by the exons ATGACCCAGACCCTGAACCACACCTGGAGCTCTCTGGACAG AGGTACGGCTGACTGGTTCGGGGTGAGCAAAGACAGCGACAGCACCCAgcgatggaggaggaagagcctGCAGCACTGCAGCCATCTGTATGGGGGTCTGAAGGCTCAGGTGATGAGGGAAATGGAGCTCCACAGCCAGGACAACCTTTCCCTGGCCAGCACTGagacccctcctcccctctacctcccaccccaccaccccagTCACCACCACTATGGCATGCAGAGG ATCGTAGACCCACTGGCCCGGGGTCGTGCCTTCCGCATGGTGGAAGATGTAGACGGCTTCAGTGTCCCGCAAACTCCCATCACACCCGGCACCGCCTCACTCTGCTCCTTTTCAAGCTCCCGCTCCGCCCTCAACCGGTTGCCGCGACGACGCAAGCGGGAGTCTGTTGCTGTCATGAGTCTCAAGGCAGCAGCCGCACTTatgaag GGACGGACGTTGGGTGATAGCACCACAGGGCGACATCGTAGACGGAGTTTCATGCCTCCTAGTTTCTTCGAAGACGACACTGTAGACTTTCCTGATGATCTGGACACTTCCTTCTTCACCAGA GAGGGCCTGCACGATGAGCTGTCCACCTATGCGGATGATGTTTTTGAGACACCATCGGAGGCGGCCATCAAACAGCTGGATGAGAGCGAGCTCACAGGAAGTGCGCTGGATAGGAATGAACTGGAGAGGAGTCACCTCATGTT GCCTTTAGAGCGAGGATGGCGGAAGACAAAAGATGGCTGTCTGGTGCAACCTAAAGTTCGCCTGAAACAGGAGGTGGTGAGTGTCAACAACCATCAGCAGCGGGGACAAAGGATCGTGGTTCCCGTTAAGAAGCTGTTTGCCCGAGAGAAGAGGCCGTATGGGCTCGGCATGGTCGGCCGTCTCACAAACCGGACGTACCGCAAGCGCATTGACAGCTTTGTCAAGAGGCAGATTGAGGACATGGATGATCACAG gcCTTTCTTTACCTACTGGATCACATTTGTCCATTTGCTCATCACCATTCTGGCTGTGGCTATCTACGGCATCGCCCCTGTGGGCTTCACACAACACGAAACTGTCGATTCT GTGCTGAGGAACAAAGGAGTTTATGAAAATGTTAAGTTTGTGCAACAACAAAACTTCTGGGTGGGTCCGAGCTCG GAGGCACTGATCCACCTGGGAGCCAAGTTTTCCCCCTGCATGCGTCAAGACGAAGAGATCCAGAAACTGAtccaggagaagagagagagagagagagagtccggCTGCTGCGTGAGGAACGATCGCTCCGGCTGCCTGCAGACTTTACAAGAGGAGTGTTCG AGCACCCTGGCAGTGTGGGTGAAGTGGCCTCAGCACCCCAGTGCTCCCCATCTGAACGGTGAACTACGCCAGCATGGTTCAGTCTGCCATCAGGACCCCAG AATTTGCCTGGAGCCAGCCTCGGTTTCACCTCACGAGTggcctgatgacatcaccaagTGGCCA GTTTGTACAAGGTACAACTCTGGAAATCACACCAACCTCCCCCACATAGACTGCACCATCACAGGCCGGCCCTGCTGCATTGGAACCAAAGGACG ATGTGAAATCACCTCTAGAGAATACTGTGACTTTATGCACGGCTACTTCCATGAGGAGGCTACTCTCTGCTCACAG GTCGCTTGTATGGATGATGTGTGTGGTTTGCTGCCTTTTCTCAATCCAGAGATCCCAGACCAGTTCTCCAGACTGTGGCTGTCACTCTTTCTTCATGCTGG GATCCTGCACTGCCTGGTGTCAGTGTTGTTCCAGATGACGGTGCTAAGGGACATAGAGAAGCTGGCCGGCTGGCTGAGAATCTCCATCATCTACATGCTGAGCGGCATCACTGGCAACTTGGCCTCAGCCATCTTCCTGCCCTACAGAGCGGAG gtgggtCCTGCAGGCAGCCAGTTCGGtatcctggcctgtctgtttGTGGAGCTGTTTCAGAGCTGGCAGATCCTCGAGCGACCATGGTGGGCGTTTGCCAAGCTGCTGGCCAtctcagtcttcttcttctcctttggTTTGCTTCCATGGATTGACAACTTTGCCCACATCTGCGGATTCATATCTGGATTCTTCCTGTCCTTTGCCTTCCTGCCGTACATCAG TTTCGGGCGTTCTGATATGTACCGTAAGCGGGTCCAGATCTGTGTCTTCCTGCTGGTCTTCCTGGGTCTGCTCTCCGCCCTGGCTGTTCTCTTCTACGTCTACCCCGTGAAGTGCGAGTGGTGTGAGTACCTCACCTGCATCCCCATCACTGACAAGTTCTGTGAGAAGTATGACCTGAACGCGCACCTCCTCTGA